The segment CGCAAATGATCAGCTCAAATCATTGTGTCTGAAACATGAGTTCGTGATTTGAATGCAACCGAAGTGGTAACAGCATCGCATAAATAGATGGTAGCATGAACAACGAATCGAAACGCAGTCGATCTCGGTCACCGTCGAAATGCCAGCGCGAGGCGACATTTTACCTTCATTCCTTCTTCCCAGGAGAGCCAAAGGTCGCCTCTCGTGAGGAAGCAGGCCACAGCATGTCTAGCCAGGTGATGGATCCAGCCCTCTTCCCTAAGCTGCGTCATGATCGCGTCGATCCACGGAAATCCCGTTTGACCCTGTCCAGAAAAAGAGGAGACCTTTCGCATTGAATTCAACCGTTCCCTATTGAGCTGTAACACGGAGGATTTTTGAAATCCATTCGATTCACTCACGTTTGCCCATTTTGCCAGAGCCTCGACGTTCTTGTCCCATGGAATCTGCACGCAAATCGGGTTTCCTTGCATGCGATCGAAGTTAGGGTTCTTGGTAGCCGCGCAGTAAAAGAATTCGCGCCATAGTAACTGTCCGTGTAGGGATAATGGTGGCACCGCTTTCTTTATCTGCAATGGAACGTGGAGGCTTTTGtctcaatgaaaattttgtgATCTCTATATTATGAGATTGAACTACTTCGGTATGAAGAATTGATGCTTGAAAATTGCAAATGTACATTtgacagcattgtaaaaaaTGGATTTTCTAATCATTTCTTCATTCACTGTGCTTTTGTTCAATCATCCTCTTAATGAACctaacataaataaataattgaaactggctaataaaaaattagaatttatataCGACTTTGtttctaataaataattaaaagttaGTTGCTGATCGATGAATTACAAAGAGAAGTATACGATGTCCAGAAGGTAAAgcattataaaacaatatttcaGAACGATCTTCAAATATCTAGGACAAACAAGTGGAAATGAGACGATCAGGTTTTCAGCCACATTTACGAAGTTGCTACTTTCAGCTGTGTCGATTGCCTTATTAAAGGTAGTACACAAGTAACCGACAACCGAAACTGGGTGGTAGCAGCTTAGAAATTAAAGGAAGCCTTTGAAATCCGCCCGACCGAGGGTTAGCTGATCAGCTGTGCAACGGGAACCGCATGGCTCCGAGTGGTGAAAGCCCTAAATCCTTAAGACGATCACAAAAGTAGAACATCCTAGGTTCGCAAACACAATATACCTTCTTATAGAGATCGGTGAGCTGGTAGTAAAAGAGCCTGGTGCTCAGGCAGCCGAATCTTAAATAGGGCGAGAGGCCTGTTTGACTGGGCAACAACGATTGCGGAGTCATCTTCGGTCTGCCGAAACTAGCCACCCACGCCTTCCGTTCAAGGTGTCGGCCAAGTCTCGCCAAAGCTTCGCTCTCGCCACCTACCCAGACAGGTGGTCGAAGCCCTTCCGTGTCGAACCCTGACAACAATTCGAAATATTCCCTTTCATTCGCCTTGAAAGACTTTGCCTCCAAAGTTTCGACTTCTTCATTTTTTCCTGCCTTAACTATACAGTCTCTAAAAATGATCCTTACCTAGAATGATTCTGTAGCCTCGCCTGAATACAACGGTATATTTTTTTGTAACATTGAAAAACTTTTAGGAATGTTTAAAGAATATTTAAAGAGAAAGAGGCATCTCTAATATCTAACTATGCATGTTTGGACATTCTTGAATCAATTGATAGAGCAAGATAAAGATGCTACTTGAAGTTCAACATTCCAATCCCTCGCGCGATCAGCATAATAAATTAATCAATATGTTCCACATGTACATACAGTGTATGATCAAGTTATTAGAGCTGTGCtacgaaaaaatatatttattgtgtACCAATACTCCATAAAACCTCAGAATACACTATAGATGGGTCATCATATGATATACTTTAAAGTCGTCAACAAGCGCAAATGATTCTAATGATTTGATCGTCCACTATAAATATGAATACTGAGTcgcaattcaatatttttaacgGAGCTGAAGAACAAAATCCTGAAGAAGTAAAAGCTTCGTGTCAGAGAATGGTTCTCAAAGATTTACCAAGCTCCTCGAGGGTAGGCACGCCGTAATGATCGTCGTGGTCCTCCTTCAATGGCGTGTAGGCTGACCCGACACAGACGGAAGTGACGGTCTGCACCGGTGGTTCCGGCGGGTCCATACTGGCCACGACATTTTGAAATTGATGATACGTCAACGGCGGCTTGCCCCCGTTCTTCTCGATGATCCTGAAACGAGAATCGGGTGAAGCAGCTGCTGTTGCTACGACACGACGATCGAGAAACTcggaaaaaaatgtatactcacTCGTCCAACTTGTAGAGGGTGTGGGAGACCCTTTGGACTACTGAGATGCCCAATTCGTTGCATAGTGCCGAGATATTATGGTCCCGGACGCGACCGAATGGTTCTGGGTCCTCTTCGAAGGTTAGGTTCGTTGTGCCCCATTccttgaacagttttggcaaggCGTCTGCAGGCTGGCCTCGTATCACGAAGAGTCTGGAGTTCAGTTTCCTTAGGGAACAGTCGAGGTCCTCTAGGCATTGCAGAAGGAACCTGTCGTGGATAGAAATAAGAAATTTTGTTAggtctttcaaactttttaattCTGCAAAATGAACACACCAGAATTAACTCTCTTGTAACCCTTTAACCCTCCAGCATGAAACCattaatttatatgatttttgtGCTAAACTACAAATAAATTGAGTTTGTATTCAGGCCCGTAGCTGCTTGTAATACAAAGAGGCGTTGTTGCTTATATTAGGGGCGCAGCCCAGATAGCACGCAACCCTCCTTATAGTCGAGTAGTGGTCTAGCAAGCGATTGCCAATGTACAGGGACAGAGAAGTTACAATACTAGCCTGAAACCTAAAACTGATGGGCCATAGAGTCTCAGAAGGACTCACTCTTAGGGCTTCCATGTGAAAAAGAAGATGGAAAAAGCAACGAGGCTGTTCTAAATATTGAGTTAAGTTATTAGTAGGGTGGGACTCACCTCCACTTATTAATGCCGACGTTGGTACTTCCGGCAAACCAGGGGTCCAAGACGAAGACGCACCGGAAGGTGACCGCTCCTGCTAGCCCCTCTCTCAGCGAGGGGTTGTCGTGCAGCCTGAGACCCCTACGGAACCAGTGGACCGTGTGCTTCTGTCCCTGGATCCCCACGTCCGGATTTATTTCCCTGCTCCGGCTGCCCGTCATCTTCCCCTCcttctcctcgtcctcctcctcctccccctccGCCACCCTTGTTTCCGTCACCTTGCTCCTCCTTGCAGCCACGGAACCGTCTTTCGAGTTTGTCAATCGCCCCTGATCCGCTTCCTTCTTTCGCCAAAATCGCGCTCGTCAGTAGAACGAACGTATCCTCCTCATCTTTGCGTAGCGTTCTTTTCGAATCACGAGTCCCCTTCTCTGTTTTCTCGTTGACAGTTCTCTGAGACTTGAAACTGTATCTTTGGGACTGTCTCTTTCTCAAGGAAGAGATGATCCGATGCGATGAATATGTTCTCTTCGCGACCTTGGACGAAACAGCACCCTCAGCCTCGGAGCACCGTCATCCTCGCGAATCGATTCTGCCGACAGCGGTCGGTTTTTAGGTCATCAAGGTCGCTACCGAGCTCGATCGATGTTACTGTTCCGTCGATTGAATCTGTTCGCTGTTTATGGAAAAGAGAAAGATGAGTATGTCTCGCGAGGATCCACTGGTGAAGCGATCATAAGCATCGTTTACTCCCTGGTCGAGGATTTGTTTGGTAACTACCACACAGTTAAGggcgtagactcgtttttccaggattgaagGGTGCGGGATCCAccatctcatttctcgataatgcaaagatggagtttGCTTTTatgtttacaaggcgtaatttgcactattcggaagcataaagctgggcatgtagctattttcataaagctgcgacagctacatgctgccgaataatgcaaattacgccccgatTGAACTTTTATCTTTtgtctactgaaaaaccccattatcgagaaatcagaagtcgcATCCCGTActagagtctacccccttaactttTTAGGACAATTCACTTCGAGTGAATCCCACAATGCCTTTCACAGCGTATAAAATTTATCTATCTTACTCTTTTAACAATTCAATGTAATTGCGGTCAGATTCTCAATTATCGAATACTGTTGGTTAACGATTCCACTTCAGGCAGGCGCAACGCGTAAAATTGTTGTTAAGGGATGAATGGAGTTAAACGGAGCGATTTTCGTCTTTATGTAGGAACACTCAAAAATCGAGTATCATTGCTTCGAACAGGAAATCGATCTAGAGTTCGAGAGCGCGAAACTCGGTCGGCGAAACCGGAGAATTGACTGGGACGAAGAGATCGATGCGCGAAAGAGGATCATCGAGATTCTACACCGCTCTGCGGCCCGAGAGAATCCGCATAGAAATTCTACAAATCTGTGGTGTAGCTCGCCCGAGCGACACCAATTCAATTTGCAAGATTGTCCTTTATCTTTCGAATCCTCCGAGCTGCCCCTAGACAAAGAAAGAATCCCGCGATATCGATCGAGACGAATCCTGCGAGGACAACGAGCCGGCTTTGTTTGAAGCTCGAACTTGCGACACGTTTGAAATGATAATTCGAGTTGCTCCGACTAGTctattacttttatttttcgGAAGAATGTACGCGGGAAACGACTTTACTTTGTGCGAAGTTAAAACAATTTGTAGTTCGAGCGAATTTCATCACTGAGAGAAAATAAGCGGTctgatttaaataataaatacatattctCATGTCGATACGTTTTCCTATACTTTGTCACAAAggatttttttaacatttacCATATAACGTATATATActtaataataagtaaaaagCAAGAAGTTTaaacttcttttttttaatgaaaacttTCGTTAGAAATAATATAGAAATTTCTTcggaaaatttaataaaataaaagctgTTTCAATCGAAATTATGAAtcatttcattcttcaataaatAAACGTGACAGTTTCGGAAATGCATACAGCGTGGAGTATTTAAATCAGGTCACCTGAATATCTCCCTTGCAATTCACGATGGCAAAAATCGAACGACACGAAACTTGCTTGCTTCCGAGGGGCCTATAATTTAGAgttactaatttttttattagtgGGGGCATAGAGGAGATATAAAAATCAATCCTGTTTTTTTAATGGCATGATATGTGTGGTGTTTATACTCTGATAGGGCGTTTCGAGAGGAGTGCAGTGACCTATATCATGAAGGTCGTTCAAGATCATTCGATGAAGATAAGGCGATGCTCATCGCGCATCGAAGGCGACCCACTGCTGGCGATTCTACTGCGCGTGACCCGGTCTCCGGTGATTCGACGTCTGGCTATGCACCGATCATTCTACTGCGCTCACTAAAATGGATTATTTCTGTTTGGTTCTTATTGTTAGTTTCTCAGCAATTTATCTGTGCAAATCAATTCCTCTCTTCACCGACCATATTCGTGGCTGTAAAACAACAGATAAGAATTAGCATTTTCTTTTAAGTAACACCTTTTAAATACTCTTTCTATTACATCTAGCGAATCAGCTACTTTGAATAAATCGCTAAAAATTAGGTCGTTACATAACAATTTTGATATTACGGGTCGCCACAGACCCAACTAGGAGTTCATTAACCGTAAACACCGCTGATTTTTCCGAGGGAACGTTTTTCGGACCCGGCTGTTCACGGGTCCAGAAATAACCGCGAAACGCCGGGAAATAGAACGCGTCGTCTGCAGCACGGAAAGCAAACAATACGGTTCCGGATACGTTTTTTTATTTTCGTCCAACTTCGTTAGCTGCAGATTAATTCCAGGTCGATCCACGTAACTATATACCGTTCACCCCCTATCCTGCCTGAATATAGCCGGGTgttatataattatatgtataattataatacCGTCGTTTCGAGAGACATCAAggccaacgatttgactcttcCGAAGTCGATTGAGCACGTTCGAATCGATTGGAAATCGTTCAATCGTTCCGTTCGAGCGCGATACGAATAAACGGCGATTTAAATTTCGCGCCCATTTTAAATCACGCGCGTCCCAGTTTCTGGTATGGCTTTTAACATCCTTCTTCAACTTTGTTTAGTGTCCACATGCGTTCTCGTTCCGGGGGTATGTTTATaattatcgataaaatttaTTAACGTCACTTATCGACAAGATGATTGATAATATCGATAGATTATCGATAATATTTCTTTAGCGAAAAAACGGAACCAAATATATATTGTTGAGCTGTTTACCAATTTAAGCGGGATGCAAGTAATTAGCGATAAGAAAAGTTTAAATACAGTGGTTAATACATAcaaatttattcgaaatttcattGTTTTCTCGTTTTCATATGTTTTCAGTCACGTGTTTTAGATTGTCTCCCACGTGACAGCCCATTTATTTAGTAAGAGCAGCGTTGTCAGGTAAAGATTCTTCTACGACGCACTTCTTCTCGCTTTCGTGTCACGTGACGCGTACTGGCAGAGGGGGGGTActctttcccctcaattcgtgctcccaaccctcatctggcgacactgagtaATAGCTCCTCGAGCACAGCTAACGGATTATTAGTTTCAAAAAAGAGTTATCTATAGGTAATCGATATTGCCAATAGGTCGAACATTATTCATTATTATCGATAGGAACTCTCCTATTTCGTAGAACGCGAGTTTCGAATTTTACGTCGTTCAGATCTCGCCGGTTGTTTACTTAACCTAGTGTGCACACGTGACGGACCCACGCCTCGAAGATAATTCGCGACGACATCTTTCGCTGGTCAAGTTTCTAATTATCTACAGTCTACAGAATAACACGATCGGACTAACTCCGTGGAAATGGTCAAAAAAAGGTTACTTGACGAAAGTTTCCGCCAACTAAGTACGGGTACGTACATATTAGTTGAAACTTGCTAAATGGTGGTGGGAAAGTGGCTGGCGTTGTTTTTCGCCTCGCGAATCCACGTGGCAATTCATAATTAATCTTGAATGTACTGTATTTACTAGGTTTGTATACATGGTGCTTGCGAAATCGTAGTACAACCGGGCAGGGTAAgttgaaaaaaaggaataacatttttttgtttggcagctcgttttcgagaacATAGAGTTTGAAAATgtagcgaatacacgtgctattgcatggtaatcgtctgaccatgattaaccaattctactttgtgcatattcgcgaacctggcggaactatAAACTCGAGTTTCTCGAAAACgtgaaaatgttattcctttttttcgacgtatttttgcatgtagaatCACATCCTGCCCAGTTGTATTACGATTTCGCAAACATCCTGTATACCGCGATGTTGACCGTGTCGCTACGAGAGACACTTTTGTTTCGACCTTTCTAACCTTTCTGAGAATTCCcattaaatgaaattctattttactaTAGTCAATATTTAGCTATTGGAGAAACGTAGTCGCACAGTAAATATCAATTTTCGTCTTTTTCAGTCATTGTAATCGTAAAGTCGTAGTGCAAGGAGTCAAACAATTTttcattctctttctctctctctagacCAGTGTTTCCCAACCTTTTTCGTACCATGCCCCACCTACGCCTTCCTAAAATTCTTATGCCACCTATGTAacatatacataatttttaatattcaaaagttGAATTGTTCACTGAAGAAACTTAAGTGATAGGTtttaggaagaaaataaataggaaattgttgaatttcCCCCCTTAGCAATCAAATTGCCCCCCTGTGCGGTGTGGGCTCCACGATGGGAAAAACTGTTCTAGACCATTCGCCGTTTAGCATAGCCTACAAATAATATTAGTGGTTTTTATGgttttaaatgattaaattattattatattacattattatattaatggTTACTATGGTTTTCAACGAATCTGCGTCCGCCAAAGCAACAATAAGAGAAAAACAAATATCTAACAAGTTCACTTTGCAAAAAATTGTGAGCAGTATAGTCAATTTCTTGTTTATCTAAATGCTTCGAAAAGAATAGATCCCGTCTCTATCAATTAAGAAGGACTGAAACTactaattatgatatattatgaTAACAAATATCTTTATTTGGTACGGACCTGCAGATACACCACTTGAAGGTCGGCTACAAGACGAAACAAAACAGAATTGTTGTCCTCAGCTCTGATTCCTGGTAAAACGATCTACCCGATTGTTTACCAAAAAACAATTCCTCCGACAGAGAATTTAGAGGGAAAGACAGGTTCGAATCAAGTGAGATTCTTAATAAACCGAAACAGTAACGATCGTCGTAATAAATATAGTAATATCGATAGTAATAAATATCGTACACGGAAATTCTTTTAGACCAAGCTCGAGGCGGATATACGTCATGCAAACTGAATCGCGACTGACAAGTGATTCTACTACGCCGCGTCGTCTACATTTTTCGAATCTGGCCAATGATGTGCCGAGGCCTTTTTAATAGCGAATGACTATGTAGATTCGTTACAGCTCGTGAAAAATGGCGACCGAATGCTCGGCTACATTCTAGAGGAAAACATGTGACATGATACGCATTTTAAGCGATGTGTATATAGCTGTGATGTAAATGGTCGATGTTGGGTCATCTCGAACCCATGTTGATGTTTTCCTTTTGGTATTGTGACCTGTTCTTCATGGATGCCTGGAATTCGCTCGTAAACATAATAGCTATCGAGACGGTCATTacggttattagtagactgcacatctttatgcaaaataataattctgtattaATCGCAGGACTGAGACAGAAGACTCTTCCCCTCTTTCCTAGTTTTATTAAGTAGTCAAACATGTGTTGATGCAGTAGACTCAAAACACTGTTTAAAAAGGCTGTACGCTTATTACCACAGAAAGTACACATATACAGTctttaattcttttaatctctTTCTACCGTTTCAAGTCACACtcaattttttgataaattcgtaaagatccgcagtctctgAGCGTGTTTCAGGCTCTTTTTTCTTGGAAAAAAGGCCACGAAAAATATCGAAGGGACAGAGAACGGATTTGGAATAGTTTAGAATTTTAAATTTCGATAGCTTGAAAAGAAGTATTCTTTTTTGATTACTTGGGAGCTGATCAGATGTGATTTTGTATTGCTTAGCGATGCCACGTCGCAAGCAGAAAAATCGGCAGTGTCAATCGACCCCATGATCGATAAATATTACCGGCAAACGCCATGCGATTCTTGGACCGTCAATCGGCTGCACTGGGTCGCACGATCAACATGTTGGTCACCGGTGTCCGACGGTACCGAACGTCACCGAATTGCGATTTATTGCGCACCGCTTAACGTGTCAGCCACAAAAACGAACAGAAACGACATGCTTGACACGCTGACATAATCGTTTTTCTTCTAATAGATCATATGACGCAACTATTACGACACCGCGTCTCGTCTCGATCGTTGCGCTACGTCGGTAAAACAGATTCTGGAATGTgtctcgatctcgatcgattaCTACGATCCGTCGCATTCCAAGGATACTTCGGCGATCGGAAACATAGTTAACTATAATTTTTAATCTTTAACGATTTTTGCTGTCGTCAGACTGACttcgtattttatattttataactaCTGACGTTACAAAGATGCTTTCATGAAACAgcattaaatgaatttattcaaGCACATGTTATCAAAATTTCGAGAAATCTGAATAAAATTCTTCGTTAATATGAAATGCGAATTTGGGTGTGTGTTTTTAAGCTTATCAGAAACTTATTATAGTCGGCGTTCAAAGAGCCATTGCTCTTTATAGTGATTATTCGATGCCCTTATCGTGGCAGTAGCATTATCGTGTTCATTTTATTTCTAAGCCATAAAACAACAAAGAGAACTCTTTACATGAAATATTGACCACCTAGCTTTTATCAGTCGATTGTCGCTGGTCATTCAATTGTTACAATGAGGAGTTGTAAGACCCAGGACCCGTTATCCATGAACTAAGCTGTTCGCTCCAATTCAACGGTAAACTAATCGAATCTTCAATTTGTAAGTGCGATTCTCTAGATACTCTATTCATTTGCTCTAAATTACATATATTTTTACGATTCCCCTGACTGTCCCGTAAGGTCACAAGCGGTCAGGGTTATTTAGGACGAACAAGGACACAGAAAATCGAATGGGCAGTCCGCGACATCACACTACAGTCCCATTCATGAAACATATCAGAGACGCGTGCATTTCGGACCTCGCGATTGTTGGCAACAAGAATAACGAACAAGTTTCGAACAAATTTGACAAGTTTAGAGAGACGGTCTTCCAACTTTGTTTACAATTTTCCTTATCCCTCGGTTCATTGTCAGTTCGAGCTGCGAGAATCCTAGGGGTGGGCCAACCCATTTCAACCCCGTTATTTTAACTCGGAAACTCAACACTATTTCTACCAAAGGTGTCAAAAGACATCTTTTAaagttttcaataaaaatttattaaaagatGCATACACAGGATGATCTATAATTGATGGTACAACCGAAAAGGGGGATGATTCTgcgttaaaaaaattaaaccgacttcgaaaaaacgcattaAAAAATCCACCAAaatgtaagaaataattttcattgaatttatgtgaatacacacgaacttgaatacaatacaatcttttcggaggcggcgcaaaattgaaaattttcgacactggaaatgacgaaaatccttaaattcttctacatgctttcacataaatattaatgcatcttctcttcccacctactgatttccaagttcaccatattccaatgaaatcataatcggcaacatctgtcatttggacaattttcaattttgcgccgcctccaaaaagattgtattgtatttaagttcgtgtgtattcacataaattatttcatacgtTTTAG is part of the Lasioglossum baleicum chromosome 6, iyLasBale1, whole genome shotgun sequence genome and harbors:
- the Phr6-4 gene encoding (6-4)-photolyase is translated as MTGSRSREINPDVGIQGQKHTVHWFRRGLRLHDNPSLREGLAGAVTFRCVFVLDPWFAGSTNVGINKWRFLLQCLEDLDCSLRKLNSRLFVIRGQPADALPKLFKEWGTTNLTFEEDPEPFGRVRDHNISALCNELGISVVQRVSHTLYKLDEIIEKNGGKPPLTYHQFQNVVASMDPPEPPVQTVTSVCVGSAYTPLKEDHDDHYGVPTLEELGFDTEGLRPPVWVGGESEALARLGRHLERKAWVASFGRPKMTPQSLLPSQTGLSPYLRFGCLSTRLFYYQLTDLYKKIKKAVPPLSLHGQLLWREFFYCAATKNPNFDRMQGNPICVQIPWDKNVEALAKWANGQTGFPWIDAIMTQLREEGWIHHLARHAVACFLTRGDLWLSWEEGMKVFDELLLDADWSVNAGMWMWLSCSSFFQQFFHCYCPVRFGRKADPNGDYIRRYLPVLKNIPTRYIHEPWNAPLSVQRTAKCIIGQDYSLPMVNHSKSSRINIERMKQVYQQLNKYRGNGASLKGDTVGLLNALPPSSVKEGEEESKKQPSPSPESQPSMEPLGKASQKQQQQQQQQQQHSLQ